Proteins encoded by one window of Geobacter sp. DSM 9736:
- a CDS encoding DUF2267 domain-containing protein encodes MKYDQFIKEVQMKIGFGSKDAALIATQATLQTLGERLDEGEKKDVASQLPRELGQYLKQSDRRYEFGLDEFVERVARREGTEPNVAKSHVKGVIGVLHKAVSDGEWDDILSQLPADMKQFFA; translated from the coding sequence ATGAAATATGACCAGTTTATCAAAGAGGTGCAGATGAAGATCGGCTTCGGGTCAAAGGACGCTGCTCTCATCGCTACCCAGGCTACGCTGCAGACACTTGGGGAGCGTCTCGACGAAGGGGAGAAAAAGGATGTGGCATCACAGCTTCCCCGCGAACTGGGACAATACCTGAAGCAGAGCGATCGACGCTACGAATTCGGCCTCGACGAGTTCGTAGAGCGGGTGGCGCGTCGGGAAGGGACGGAACCGAATGTAGCCAAATCCCACGTAAAAGGTGTGATCGGAGTGTTGCACAAGGCTGTGAGCGACGGGGAATGGGACGACATACTTTCCCAACTCCCGGCGGATATGAAGCAATTTTTTGCATGA
- a CDS encoding CxxxxCH/CxxCH domain-containing protein: MEKAYRVGRLKPLVTLWFLPVALTFVFCSLAEAGPQYNMTCSSCHGMSPIDSPDRNPMTGGFSGNHQTHEPAGSATVSDCARCHVVNGFTTSHMDGGIGFRASINNSPATGQYKIGSGAVSFKNQTSVPTLGTCSNVNCHFERVTPVWGRTPYDTTADCSGCHTIPGSSLGHGKHNLYYPALGGCAKCHPDHSALQFSHATSAGSRGIKVTSEGNYSGSGLNFLPSQSASRVFGSCTNLYCHSPGDKGAAPYNAPVQTATWGNGSLNCTGCHKSDAASGNPMNSPAGGYGHARHLSSTISNDIACATCHAATVSNNTSIKSRPDHVDRFVTIRFKNSTTAVGGTYNGAAASGTTYKKAAGTAPGACLNVYCHSDGQAPPTYRSVVWGSGPMPADCTGCHGGALTGTLSGKHDQHVNNGSYLGSNFKCGDCHAKTVGAASDTVVTVRTKHINRFADYSGAKAGRNGKDCSNVYCHSDGKGTAANPGSWISGAAINDCKGCHGAKTVAQGADFDSVAGEPNYVTGNAGTPTANSHRKHVGSAGASSCDACHTLTTTTGIGIASGSTRHIDGTIDVSFNPAKTGGTAEWAAGKTCNNISCHAGRSAQWGQPGNCDLCHPASSLKGAHNKHLSGAMPRFYTYTGNHSYGSDATGKYQFGCSNCHPLVNANHARGQVLLDFRPTVPGQSVSLLRSKNRSTITTFGVAGVAGGTDPTSVPGSRVVCLNVYCHSNGYAGTPVYAVTPEWYEGSFTGDRCSNCHGNSPNGTIAGSAAHSAHVVGIHAGDIFSGGIGKLSAGSGGNVSHGVAAQATTINCNTCHNATVTYSRNDRNTACNSCHSAGSDFAQIANRGTHVNGRVDIAFPGTTVVSKAQLRPASFASYTAAGGYWTRNGGNYKAGATSFDTSKLALSNPMWNAGSCSNIACHMGKQVNWNDTAVDCESCHSSL, from the coding sequence ATGGAAAAGGCATACAGGGTGGGACGTCTGAAGCCTCTTGTTACCCTCTGGTTTTTACCGGTGGCGCTGACGTTCGTTTTCTGCAGCCTGGCCGAAGCGGGGCCCCAGTACAACATGACCTGCAGTTCCTGCCATGGGATGTCGCCGATCGACTCACCGGACCGCAACCCGATGACCGGCGGTTTTTCCGGAAACCATCAAACCCATGAGCCGGCGGGTTCTGCTACCGTCTCAGACTGCGCCCGATGCCATGTCGTAAACGGCTTTACCACGAGCCATATGGATGGCGGCATCGGCTTCCGCGCCTCGATAAATAATTCCCCGGCTACCGGCCAATACAAAATCGGCTCCGGTGCCGTTTCCTTCAAGAACCAGACATCAGTTCCCACTCTGGGGACCTGCAGCAATGTCAACTGCCACTTTGAGCGCGTGACCCCGGTATGGGGGCGCACTCCGTACGATACAACCGCCGACTGTTCCGGCTGCCATACGATACCCGGTTCTTCTCTCGGCCACGGCAAGCACAACCTCTACTATCCCGCTCTCGGAGGTTGCGCCAAGTGCCATCCCGACCATTCCGCACTCCAGTTCTCCCATGCAACTTCGGCCGGCAGCCGTGGAATAAAGGTTACGTCGGAAGGGAACTACTCGGGGAGCGGACTCAACTTCCTGCCCAGCCAGAGCGCTTCCCGTGTATTCGGGTCCTGTACCAATCTCTACTGCCACAGCCCCGGCGACAAAGGTGCTGCACCATACAATGCACCGGTTCAGACGGCAACATGGGGGAACGGCTCCCTTAACTGCACCGGTTGCCACAAGAGTGATGCGGCATCCGGAAATCCGATGAACTCACCGGCAGGCGGATACGGCCACGCCCGGCATCTCAGTTCGACAATCAGCAACGACATAGCCTGTGCCACATGCCATGCTGCCACCGTCTCCAACAATACGTCCATCAAGAGCCGCCCGGACCATGTGGACAGGTTCGTGACCATAAGGTTCAAGAATTCCACCACAGCCGTGGGGGGTACATACAACGGTGCGGCCGCCTCGGGGACTACATACAAGAAGGCTGCCGGTACTGCGCCAGGCGCCTGCCTCAACGTTTACTGCCACAGTGACGGCCAGGCCCCTCCGACCTATCGGTCGGTAGTCTGGGGTAGTGGCCCCATGCCGGCCGACTGTACCGGCTGTCACGGCGGGGCACTGACAGGTACGCTTTCCGGTAAGCACGATCAGCACGTTAACAACGGCTCCTATCTGGGCAGCAACTTCAAGTGTGGCGACTGCCACGCCAAAACTGTCGGAGCCGCCAGCGACACTGTTGTTACTGTCCGCACAAAACATATAAACCGCTTCGCTGATTACTCCGGCGCGAAGGCGGGCCGGAACGGGAAGGATTGCTCCAATGTGTACTGCCACAGCGACGGTAAAGGTACTGCCGCCAATCCGGGGAGCTGGATTTCAGGTGCAGCCATAAATGATTGCAAGGGGTGCCACGGTGCGAAGACCGTTGCCCAGGGGGCTGATTTCGACAGCGTTGCCGGTGAGCCTAACTATGTTACCGGAAATGCCGGGACACCCACGGCCAACAGCCACCGGAAACATGTGGGGAGTGCAGGGGCATCCTCCTGCGATGCCTGCCACACGCTGACCACCACGACCGGAATCGGCATCGCCAGCGGCTCCACTCGGCACATCGACGGAACCATCGACGTCAGTTTCAACCCCGCCAAGACCGGAGGCACCGCCGAGTGGGCAGCCGGAAAAACCTGCAACAATATCTCCTGCCATGCCGGCCGCTCCGCCCAGTGGGGACAGCCGGGTAATTGCGATCTTTGCCACCCCGCCTCCAGCCTCAAGGGGGCGCACAACAAGCACCTCTCAGGAGCGATGCCCCGATTCTACACCTATACGGGGAACCATTCGTACGGCAGCGACGCAACCGGAAAGTACCAGTTCGGCTGCTCAAACTGCCACCCGCTCGTAAATGCCAACCATGCCAGAGGTCAGGTGCTGCTCGATTTCCGGCCGACAGTTCCCGGCCAGTCCGTGAGCCTGCTGCGCAGCAAGAACAGGTCCACCATCACAACCTTTGGTGTTGCCGGAGTAGCCGGGGGGACCGATCCTACTTCCGTACCTGGTAGCAGGGTAGTCTGTCTCAATGTCTATTGCCACAGTAACGGCTATGCAGGTACCCCGGTATATGCGGTCACACCTGAATGGTACGAGGGGAGCTTCACCGGCGACCGCTGCTCGAATTGCCACGGCAACTCCCCGAACGGCACGATTGCCGGGTCTGCTGCGCATTCCGCCCACGTGGTCGGTATTCATGCAGGTGACATCTTCAGCGGCGGGATCGGCAAACTCTCAGCCGGAAGCGGCGGCAACGTAAGCCACGGTGTCGCTGCGCAAGCCACTACCATTAACTGCAACACCTGCCACAATGCTACGGTTACCTATTCGCGCAACGACAGGAATACGGCCTGCAACAGCTGTCACAGTGCCGGATCCGATTTTGCCCAGATCGCCAACCGTGGAACCCATGTAAACGGCAGGGTCGATATCGCTTTCCCCGGGACCACGGTGGTGTCCAAGGCGCAGCTCAGGCCCGCTTCCTTCGCAAGTTATACCGCAGCCGGCGGATACTGGACGCGGAACGGGGGGAACTACAAAGCCGGCGCCACGTCATTCGATACCTCGAAGCTGGCTCTGTCGAATCCCATGTGGAATGCAGGCAGCTGCTCAAATATCGCCTGCCATATGGGCAAACAGGTCAACTGGAACGATACTGCCGTCGATTGCGAAAGCTGTCACAGCTCTCTGTAA